A genomic segment from Aegilops tauschii subsp. strangulata cultivar AL8/78 chromosome 1, Aet v6.0, whole genome shotgun sequence encodes:
- the LOC109787238 gene encoding TLC domain-containing protein At5g14285 isoform X1 → MAELLASWAAEERWMYPAFLAMYAVIYCVGQLVLFRRWEWRHRLDGASCLISLAHGSAAALAAVAAIAAQPAGNRGFAAPNSRMQDHVLDYSVAYFTMDLLHYLAFLPGDILFIAHHLATLFVFFTCRYVVHHGAYALLVLLFLAEVTSLLQNVWTLAGIWRAEVPTAARVYNTLSPPFYVLYTIVRGVAGPVFFLKMSLFYLSGQAVDLIPWWVRISWIIVVGAAITTSQSCTAHAAKMMCQRQAWQSAEKKEYK, encoded by the exons ATGGCGGAGCTTTTGGCTTCTTGGGCCGCCGAGGAGCGGTGGATGTACCCGGCCTTCCTGGCCATGTACGCCGTCATCTACTGTGTCGGGCAACTGGTCTTGTTCCGGCGTTGGGAGTGGAGGCACCGGCTGGACGGCGCTAGCTGCCTCATCTCACTCGCGCACGGCTCCGCTGCCGCGCTGGCGGCGGTCGCAGCCATCGCCGCGCAGCCGGCGGGGAACCGGGGTTTCGCTGCTCCTAATTCCCGCATGCAGGACCACGTCCTCGACTACAGTGTCGCCTACTTCACCATGGACCTGCTCCACTATCTCGCCTTCCTCCCCGGGGACATCCTCTTCATCGCCCACCACCTCGCCACACTTTTTGTCTTCTTCACCTGTCGCTACGTCGTCCACCATGGCGCATACGCACTCCTCGTCCTGCTCTTTCTCGCCGAGGTAACCAGCCTCCTGCAGAATGTGTGGACACTCGCCGGGATCTGGCGAGCCGAGGTTCCCACTGCTGCAAGGGTGTACAACACTTTGTCGCCGCCGTTCTATGTGCTATACACCATAGTCAGGGGCGTCGCGGGACCGGTCTTCTTCCTCAAGATGAGCCTATTCTATCTGTCCGGCCAGGCTGTGGATCTCATCCCCTGGTGGGTGCGCATATCCTGGATCATTGTCGTCGGCGCTGCTATCACG ACTTCCCAGAGCTGCACAGCCCATGCCGCGAAGATGATGTGCCAACGTCAGGCTTGGCAGTCTGCAGAAAAGAAAGAATATAAATAG
- the LOC109787238 gene encoding TLC domain-containing protein At5g14285 isoform X2 produces the protein MAELLASWAAEERWMYPAFLAMYAVIYCVGQLVLFRRWEWRHRLDGASCLISLAHGSAAALAAVAAIAAQPAGNRGFAAPNSRMQDHVLDYSVAYFTMDLLHYLAFLPGDILFIAHHLATLFVFFTCRYVVHHGAYALLVLLFLAEVTSLLQNVWTLAGIWRAEVPTAARVYNTLSPPFYVLYTIVRGVAGPVFFLKMSLFYLSGQAVDLIPWWVRISWIIVVGAAITVSNFWIWNLWKTLFKERKHSIGKKDT, from the coding sequence ATGGCGGAGCTTTTGGCTTCTTGGGCCGCCGAGGAGCGGTGGATGTACCCGGCCTTCCTGGCCATGTACGCCGTCATCTACTGTGTCGGGCAACTGGTCTTGTTCCGGCGTTGGGAGTGGAGGCACCGGCTGGACGGCGCTAGCTGCCTCATCTCACTCGCGCACGGCTCCGCTGCCGCGCTGGCGGCGGTCGCAGCCATCGCCGCGCAGCCGGCGGGGAACCGGGGTTTCGCTGCTCCTAATTCCCGCATGCAGGACCACGTCCTCGACTACAGTGTCGCCTACTTCACCATGGACCTGCTCCACTATCTCGCCTTCCTCCCCGGGGACATCCTCTTCATCGCCCACCACCTCGCCACACTTTTTGTCTTCTTCACCTGTCGCTACGTCGTCCACCATGGCGCATACGCACTCCTCGTCCTGCTCTTTCTCGCCGAGGTAACCAGCCTCCTGCAGAATGTGTGGACACTCGCCGGGATCTGGCGAGCCGAGGTTCCCACTGCTGCAAGGGTGTACAACACTTTGTCGCCGCCGTTCTATGTGCTATACACCATAGTCAGGGGCGTCGCGGGACCGGTCTTCTTCCTCAAGATGAGCCTATTCTATCTGTCCGGCCAGGCTGTGGATCTCATCCCCTGGTGGGTGCGCATATCCTGGATCATTGTCGTCGGCGCTGCTATCACGGTGAGCAATTTTTGGATTTGGAATCTTTGGAAGACACTGTTTAAGGAACGGAAGCACAGCATTGGAAAAAAAGACACATAG